The Chitinophagales bacterium genome contains the following window.
ATTGGTGTATTGGGAACTGGAGATGGAGAAGAGTGATAGTCCCGAAATGCGGGAAGTATTACAATCACAGAAAGATGAAGCAAACACGGCATTCTTCAAATACATCAGCAAGCATTATGCTGAGTGGATCAATAATAAAGCAGCTGATGCTCCGGTGATGAGTCACCAATTAATGCAGTACAAAGTGTTACCGCATGTAGAGAAAGGAATTTCTACTTTCTTCATCCTCATAGATAACCTGCGTTTCGATCAGTGGAAAGCCATACAGCCAATTTTCGCAGAGAGTTTTCGCATATTGGAAGAAGAAACTTTCTTTAGCATTTTGCCAACTGCAACGCAATACAGTCGTAATGCAATTTGTGCCGGCTTATTACCACTGCAGATTCATCAGCAGTTCCCGAATGAATGGAAACATGATGATGATGAGGGCGGAAAAAATATGAGTGAGGAATTGTTTCTGCGTGCGCAGCTAAAGCGATTGAAGAAAGAAGATATCCGTCTCAGTTATACCAAAGTGCTCAATCATGCAGACGGGCAACAACTGGTGAATAATGTCCACAATCTCTTAGGCAATGAGTTGAATGTAATTGTCTACAATTTTGTGGACATGCTCAGCCATGCGCGTACAGAAATGGAAGTATTGAAAGAGTTGGCAGCAGATGAAACCAGTTATCGCAGTTTAACCAAGAGTTGGTTTGAACATAGTCCGCTACACCAAGCATTGAAAAAAATTGCTGATAAGCCCATCCGTATTGTGCTAGCAACTGATCATGGTAGTGTGCGCGTGAATACACCGTATAAGGTGCAAGGTGATAAACAAACCACGGCCAATCTGCGGTACAAGCATGGCCGTAACCTGAATTATGAACCCAAGGAAGTTTTGGCATTCAGAGATCCTAAGGAAGCTGGACTGCCCGTGCCGGGTATCAACTCTTCGTACATTTTCGCTAAGGAAGATGGCTATCTCTGTTATCCCAACAATTACAACCACTTTGTACAGTATTACCGCAATACGTTTCAGCATGGCGGGGTGAGTTTGGAGGAAATGATCATTCCGGTGATCAAAATGGCATCTAAAACAGCTATTTAAGCAGGTCTTGTGGATAATTCGCCTGCCTCTAAACCCGCATCCCGCTTATTTTTGAATCCGTACCTGTTATTCCAAAAGGAGTAAGCAACTATGAAATACACGCAAGGCACTTTAGATAAATTGGAAGATATTTTGGGCGAATCTGATTATGTGGTTCGCTATGAGCGCGGCACATTTCAAAGCGGCTGGTGTTTGCTTGAGGCTAGAAGAATTGTGGTGCTCAATAAATTCCTGAACGTAGAAGGTAGAATCAATACACTGCTGGAATTGATTCCGCAGTTGAATATTGAATTTGATAAGCTCACCCACGAGAGTCAGAAACTCTATGATGAGGTGATCAAGCATTCAGCTGTAGCATAAGGCAGCTTTATTCGTTACTTTAGCGGTGTGAAATGTCCGCCGCTTACCATTACATTTTTAGGTACAGGCACCAGTACAGGTGTGCCCATGGTGGCATGTGATTGTGCTGTGTGCAGGTCTGATGATATGCGCGACAAGCGACTACGTACCAGCATTCTGGTACAGTCAGCAACTACCACTTTTGTGGTGGATACCACGCCCGATTTTCGTTATCAGATGTTGCGCATTCAGAACAAGAAGTTGGATGCAGTTTTATACACCCATCCGCACAAGGATCATATAGCAGGTTTGGATGATGTGCGTGCCTATAATTATATCCAGCAGAAAAGTATGGATATCTATGCCAATACTTTAACGGAAGAAGCTTTACGAAGAGAGTATTATTATGCTTTCTCCGATACCAAATACCCGGGTGTTCCCCAACTGAACCTCAACACCATTGATGAGCAACTATTTTACATTGGCGATATTCCGGTAATACCGATTGTGGTATGGCACTTGAAAATGCCGGTCTATGGTTTTCGCTTTGGTGATTTTACGTATATCACAGATGCCAATCGGATTGATGCTGATGAGTTGGCGAAAGTGCGTGGCTCAAAACTGATGGTTGTAAATGCTTTGCGCAGAGAGCCGCATCTCTCGCATTTTACATTGAGTGAAGCAGTAACTTTAGTACAAGACCTTGGTGTACCGGAAGCGTATTTCACGCATATTAGTCACCAGTTAGGCAAATACACGGATGTCAGTCAGGAATTACCAGCCGGTATTCATCTGGCATACGATGGTTTACAACTCCATGTTTAGCCTCCTTTGAAGCAAAACTTGTGTTATGCTGAAAAGGATTATTCGCGACTATTTCTATTTTTCCAAGCGCGAGCGCAATGCGCTAATTGTTCTTGTCTTAATTACAGGTGCGTTTTATGCATGGCCCTATTTCTATGAAGTAAAACGAGATCCACCTTTAACGGATGTGGAATTGTTAGCAATAGCAAAACAATTGCAGGAGGAAAATCATAGCAACACTAATCATACATCTGCTAATTTTTCTAACAACATACCTGCTGCCACAGTACCTGCACAGTTATTTGCTTTTGATCCCAATACTTTGGATGAAGCAGGTTTTGTGCGCTTGGGTTTGCCGCCAAGGACAGCGCGTACCATCATCAATTACCGTAGTAAGGGCGGACGATTCCGAAAGCCGGATGATTTACGCAAGATCTATACGCTAAGACCGGAAGATGCAGACCGATTGGTGCCCTATGTGAGGATTGCCGGAATGCAACAAGAATCGAGTGGCTATATTGCTCAGCGAAGCGAGGTAAAGCCGCTAACCCGAATAGATATTAATGCTACAGATGCAGCAACATTAGAACAATTGCCGGGCATTGGTCAAGTGTTATCTGAACGTATTGTTCGCTACCGCGAAGCACTAGGTGGGTTTTATTCTGTGCAGCAGTTGAAAGAAGTGAGTGGTATCAGTGAGCAGTTGTTTGAGCAGATACGTGCGCAATTGGTTTTGAAGTCGGGCTCGCATCAGCGATGGTCTTTGGCGGAGGTAAACAAAGAAACATTGAGTCAGCATCCGTATTGTAGCAAGGCAACTGCCGATGCTATCATACGATTCAGGCAATCCAAAGGGGTGATTCAATCTGTGGATGAATTGAAAAGTATACCGGATATCCGACCAGAGATCATTGTTCGATTACTACCGTATTTAAAAACAGATACAGATTAACATTTTCCAGCATAAAGAAATTTGGCTGTATCAAAAGAGCCCCTATTTTTGCTCCCGAGAAACTAACTAACGATTGTTTGTTTTCAGGAGGTTGCCGATTTAACGATTGCTTGTTACTGGCAACCTCCGTCTATTTAAACCATTGACAATGAATTTTTTGCAGGATGAACTAACGGCACAGGTAGCGCAAACGGCCCGTGATTTTGCGCAGCAGCATATCAAGCCCTATGTGATGGAGTGGGATGAGACGCAGGAGTTTCCCGTGCATGTGTTCAAGGAGTTAGGTAAGCTGGGCATGATGGGGGTTTTGGTGCCTGAAGAATACGGTGGTGCAGGTTTGGGTTATTTCGAATACAATGCCATCATTCAGGAGATTGCCAAGGTTTGTGGTTCTATCGGATTGAGCGTTGCTGCACACAATTCTTTGTGCACTGCCCATATACTCTTGTTTGGTAACGAAGCGCAGAAGCGTCAGTACCTGCCCAAGTTGGCTACAGCTGAATGGATTGGTGCCTGGGGTTTAACTGAGCCGAATACTGGCAGTGATGCGGGCAATATGAAAACAACTGCCGTGCGAGATGGAGATCATTGGATCATCAATGGTACCAAGAACTGGATTACGCATGGAAAAAGTGGTGATGTGGCTGTGGTGATGTGCAGAACAGGTGAGCCTAGAACCAGTGGCAATGCAACAGCATTTATTGTAGAGCGTGGTACACCAGGTTTCGCTGGTGGTAAGAAAGAGAATAAGCTGGGGATGCGTGCGAGTGAAACAGCTGAAATGATTTTCGACAATTGCAGAATTCCTGATAGCCAAAGACTGGGTGAAGTAGGCGATGGTTTCCGTCAGGCTTTGAAAATATTAGATGGTGGCCGTATTTCCATTGCGGCATTGTCTGCAGGTATTGCGAAAGGTGCTTATGAAGCAGCATTGCAATATGCCAAGGAGCGCCATCAGTTTGATCAGCCCATTGCCAATTTTCAAGGCATCAGCTTTAAGTTAGCTGATATGGCCACAGAAATTGCTGCCAGCGATTTATTGATCTGGCAGGCATGTGATAGAAAAAATAAAGGTGAGAAAGTGACACGCGAAGGTGCGATGGCAAAATACTATGCCAGTGAAGTTGCGGTGAAAGCTGCTACAGAAGCCATTCAGATTTTTGGTGGCTATGGTTATACCAAGGATTTCCCCGTAGAGAAGCATTATCGTGATGCCAAACTCTGTACTATCGGAGAAGGTACTTCTGAAATTCAGAAGCTGGTTATTTCAAGAGAAGTGTTGGGTAAATAATCCCTACGATACTGTAGGGATTAAGCTGCATCATCCTGACTGGCACCTGCAGCGAAAATATTGTCCACCGCACCGCCCAGCATGGGAAATTTCTCTTTCACGAATCCCGCGATAGCGGCAACAGCTTTCTGTGCCTGCTCTGGCGTAATTCCTGCCTCTTTGCACAAACGCTCAATCAGTTCGTTCATAATATTCTGTTTTGCAGCAGCAAATTACTTGGAGACAATAAAAAAGCGATGGAAACTTATGCCCATCGCTTGTATAAAAATTTTGCGTGTTTGATTAAGCTACTTTCAGCATATTGAGTTTGCTCTTGCCAAACATCTGTGCAGCATATTCCATAGTAACATCCAGCTGCTTTTGGCCAGTACCGGGCATTTCAAACATAGCATCAGTAAAAATGCTTTCACAAATGCTGCGGAGACCACGTGCACCCAGTTTGTATTCCATGGCTTTTTGTACCATGAAGTCGAGTACATCGTTATCAATCTTCAACTCAATACCTTCTAACTCAAATAAGCGGGTGTATTGCTTGATGAGTGAATTCTTCGGCTCTGTAAGAATACTGCGCAGGGTTTCCGTGTCCAGCGGATCTAAGTGTGTTACAACCGGCAAGCGACCAAGCAATTCTGGAATCAGGCCAAAGCTCTTCAGATCTTGTGCGTTGATGAATTGCAATAAGTTCTTACGCTGTTCTTCCTGCAGGTCTTTATTGACGTTGAAGCCAATGGCATTGGTATTTACCCTTCTGGCGATGACCTTATCAATACCATCAAAAGCACCACCGCAGATAAAGAGAATATTGCGGGTGTCTACTTTCACCATTTTCTGCTCTGGGTGTTTTCTGCCGCCCTGTGGTGGAACCAATACTTCCGTTCCTTCTAGCATTTTCAGCAATCCCTGTTGTACGCCTTCACCGCTCACATCGCGTGTGATAGAAGGATTATCGCCCTTACGTGCGATCTTATCAATCTCATCTACATACACGATACCACGCTCTGCCGCTTGCACATCGTAGTTGCAGTTTTGCAACAAACGTGTCAGCATGCTTTCCACGTCTTCGCCTACATAACCTGCTTCTGTGAATACGGTAGCATCCACAATGGCAAATGGTACATTTAATAAACGGGCAATAGTTTTGGCCAGCAAGGTTTTACCTGTACCGGTTTCACCCACCATGATGATATTGCTCTTATCAATCTCAACATCATCTGCCTGTTGCTTGTAATTGATACGCTTATAGTGGTTGTATACAGCTACTGACAATACTTTTTTGGCATCGTCCTGGCCAATCACATATTCATCTAAAAATTTCTTGATCTCGGCTGGCTTGCGCACAGTGAGTTTAAAATTTGCACCAGCAGCAGTACCATCTGTTCTCAGGTTGAGTTCCTGATCAATGATTTCCTGGGCGTGCTCTACACAGTTCTCGCAAATATGTCCTTCCTGTCCTGCAATCAGGATTTTCACCTCATCGCGACTCCTGCCGCAGAAAGAACAATGTAAATGGTTTTGTTTGGCCATATGTGCAAAAGTACAGTTTCAGTTTACAAAGCATTGCTTAAAAAGGCTGAATGGCCTGTGGTAATACTACTACAAGGGCAAAAAATGCCGGCTCTTTTACAAAAGCGGGCATCAGTATCAATGAGTTAGCGATTAGATCTTATCCATAATGCCATCAACAATACCGTATTCAACGGCTTCTTTGGCATCCATCCAATAGTCGCGATCAAAGTCTTTCATAATCTGGTCTACTGTTTTACCGCAATTCTCTGCCAGAATCTTGGCGCCCAGTTCCTTGGTTTTGCGGATTTGATTGGCCTGGATTTCAATATCAGCAGAAGTTGCTTGATAATATCCGCCCAAACTTGGCTGGTGAATCATCACTTCACCATGTGGGAAGATGAATCTTCTGCCTTTTGTGCCACAGCTTAACAAAATAGAGCCCATGCTTGCAGCTAAGCCCATACAGATGGTGCTAACCGGACTGCTGATGAGTTTGATGGTATCAAACATGACCATGCCGCTTGTTACCACACCGCCGGGACTATTGATGTATAATTTGATTTCTTCACCTGGCTTGTCCGCTTCTAATAAGAGTAGTTTAGATACCACATCTTTCGCACTCTTATCATCTACCACACCCCAGAGGTAAACAGCGCGACG
Protein-coding sequences here:
- a CDS encoding ATP-dependent Clp protease proteolytic subunit, producing MDDEEENNNKEEKQEPMGGMMMKKMEKLFFDRRAVYLWGVVDDKSAKDVVSKLLLLEADKPGEEIKLYINSPGGVVTSGMVMFDTIKLISSPVSTICMGLAASMGSILLSCGTKGRRFIFPHGEVMIHQPSLGGYYQATSADIEIQANQIRKTKELGAKILAENCGKTVDQIMKDFDRDYWMDAKEAVEYGIVDGIMDKI
- a CDS encoding acyl-CoA dehydrogenase family protein, with protein sequence MNFLQDELTAQVAQTARDFAQQHIKPYVMEWDETQEFPVHVFKELGKLGMMGVLVPEEYGGAGLGYFEYNAIIQEIAKVCGSIGLSVAAHNSLCTAHILLFGNEAQKRQYLPKLATAEWIGAWGLTEPNTGSDAGNMKTTAVRDGDHWIINGTKNWITHGKSGDVAVVMCRTGEPRTSGNATAFIVERGTPGFAGGKKENKLGMRASETAEMIFDNCRIPDSQRLGEVGDGFRQALKILDGGRISIAALSAGIAKGAYEAALQYAKERHQFDQPIANFQGISFKLADMATEIAASDLLIWQACDRKNKGEKVTREGAMAKYYASEVAVKAATEAIQIFGGYGYTKDFPVEKHYRDAKLCTIGEGTSEIQKLVISREVLGK
- a CDS encoding MBL fold metallo-hydrolase; protein product: MKCPPLTITFLGTGTSTGVPMVACDCAVCRSDDMRDKRLRTSILVQSATTTFVVDTTPDFRYQMLRIQNKKLDAVLYTHPHKDHIAGLDDVRAYNYIQQKSMDIYANTLTEEALRREYYYAFSDTKYPGVPQLNLNTIDEQLFYIGDIPVIPIVVWHLKMPVYGFRFGDFTYITDANRIDADELAKVRGSKLMVVNALRREPHLSHFTLSEAVTLVQDLGVPEAYFTHISHQLGKYTDVSQELPAGIHLAYDGLQLHV
- a CDS encoding PglZ domain-containing protein, whose amino-acid sequence is MSNATILWVDDEIESLQSQKLFLESKGYTVTTFTNGFDAVDFVQANHVDVVLLDESMPGITGLETLTRIKAVRQHLPVVMITRNETENLMNEAIGSQITDYLIKPVNPNQVLLSLKKILENRKLVAEKTNTAYQQQFRDLFMALQDNPGYREWMDIYKRLVYWELEMEKSDSPEMREVLQSQKDEANTAFFKYISKHYAEWINNKAADAPVMSHQLMQYKVLPHVEKGISTFFILIDNLRFDQWKAIQPIFAESFRILEEETFFSILPTATQYSRNAICAGLLPLQIHQQFPNEWKHDDDEGGKNMSEELFLRAQLKRLKKEDIRLSYTKVLNHADGQQLVNNVHNLLGNELNVIVYNFVDMLSHARTEMEVLKELAADETSYRSLTKSWFEHSPLHQALKKIADKPIRIVLATDHGSVRVNTPYKVQGDKQTTANLRYKHGRNLNYEPKEVLAFRDPKEAGLPVPGINSSYIFAKEDGYLCYPNNYNHFVQYYRNTFQHGGVSLEEMIIPVIKMASKTAI
- the clpX gene encoding ATP-dependent Clp protease ATP-binding subunit ClpX, producing MAKQNHLHCSFCGRSRDEVKILIAGQEGHICENCVEHAQEIIDQELNLRTDGTAAGANFKLTVRKPAEIKKFLDEYVIGQDDAKKVLSVAVYNHYKRINYKQQADDVEIDKSNIIMVGETGTGKTLLAKTIARLLNVPFAIVDATVFTEAGYVGEDVESMLTRLLQNCNYDVQAAERGIVYVDEIDKIARKGDNPSITRDVSGEGVQQGLLKMLEGTEVLVPPQGGRKHPEQKMVKVDTRNILFICGGAFDGIDKVIARRVNTNAIGFNVNKDLQEEQRKNLLQFINAQDLKSFGLIPELLGRLPVVTHLDPLDTETLRSILTEPKNSLIKQYTRLFELEGIELKIDNDVLDFMVQKAMEYKLGARGLRSICESIFTDAMFEMPGTGQKQLDVTMEYAAQMFGKSKLNMLKVA
- a CDS encoding helix-hairpin-helix domain-containing protein translates to MLKRIIRDYFYFSKRERNALIVLVLITGAFYAWPYFYEVKRDPPLTDVELLAIAKQLQEENHSNTNHTSANFSNNIPAATVPAQLFAFDPNTLDEAGFVRLGLPPRTARTIINYRSKGGRFRKPDDLRKIYTLRPEDADRLVPYVRIAGMQQESSGYIAQRSEVKPLTRIDINATDAATLEQLPGIGQVLSERIVRYREALGGFYSVQQLKEVSGISEQLFEQIRAQLVLKSGSHQRWSLAEVNKETLSQHPYCSKATADAIIRFRQSKGVIQSVDELKSIPDIRPEIIVRLLPYLKTDTD